One window of Pseudomonas urmiensis genomic DNA carries:
- a CDS encoding LysR substrate-binding domain-containing protein has translation MKRLPPLPALHTFLVTAQHCNFTRAAQQLHITQGAVSRQIASLEEHLGYALFQRQARGLSLTREGQDWLPRVQQVFALIDQGVREVGGRSATLQLKAPTCVMRWLLPCLMEWQALRPDVPVELTTTVQHGVDFRREGFDAAVVYGNAPNHGLRVRKLFDEQLTPVCAPSLLDGSVPLAQLEDLAGHMLLHPSRDEHDWRLWLQAAGAGFDLHGPRQHFETLDMAMAMASQGTGVAIGDWALIGDDLRSGRLCMPFGLKVMTGKAYYLASPAKSPPAGLIELLDWLEQRASQ, from the coding sequence ATGAAACGCCTCCCTCCCCTGCCTGCACTGCACACGTTTCTGGTGACTGCCCAGCACTGCAACTTCACCCGTGCGGCGCAGCAGTTGCACATCACTCAAGGTGCGGTCAGTCGGCAGATCGCCAGCCTCGAAGAGCACTTGGGCTATGCCCTGTTCCAGCGCCAGGCGCGCGGCCTGAGCCTGACCCGCGAAGGCCAGGACTGGCTGCCGCGGGTGCAGCAGGTGTTTGCCTTGATCGACCAAGGTGTGCGTGAAGTGGGCGGGCGCAGCGCCACCCTGCAACTCAAAGCGCCAACCTGCGTGATGCGCTGGCTACTGCCGTGCCTGATGGAGTGGCAGGCCCTGCGTCCGGATGTGCCGGTGGAGCTGACCACCACCGTGCAGCATGGGGTGGATTTTCGTCGCGAAGGGTTCGATGCGGCGGTGGTCTACGGCAATGCGCCCAATCATGGGCTGCGGGTGCGCAAGCTGTTCGATGAGCAGTTGACCCCGGTGTGCGCACCGTCCTTGCTAGATGGATCAGTGCCGTTGGCGCAGCTTGAAGATCTGGCTGGGCACATGCTCCTGCACCCTTCGCGCGACGAGCATGACTGGCGGCTGTGGCTACAGGCGGCGGGGGCAGGGTTCGATCTGCACGGCCCGCGCCAGCACTTCGAAACCCTGGACATGGCGATGGCCATGGCCTCGCAGGGCACTGGCGTGGCGATTGGCGACTGGGCGCTGATTGGGGATGACCTACGCAGCGGCAGGTTGTGCATGCCGTTTGGCTTGAAGGTGATGACGGGGAAGGCGTATTACCTGGCAAGCCCAGCCAAGAGCCCCCCTGCGGGGTTGATCGAGTTGCTGGATTGGCTGGAACAACGTGCCAGCCAGTGA
- a CDS encoding TetR family transcriptional regulator — protein sequence MVRRTKEEAQETRAQIIEAAEKAFYKRGVARTTLADIAELAGVTRGAIYWHFNNKAELVQALLDSLHETHDHLARASESEDEVDPLGCMRKLLLQVFTELVLDARTRRINEILHHKCEFTDEMCEIRQQRQGAILDCHEGITLALANAVRREQLPADLDVERAAIALFAYVDGLIGRWLLLPDSFDLLANAEQWVDTGLDMLRLSPGMRK from the coding sequence ATGGTCCGTCGAACCAAAGAGGAAGCCCAGGAAACCCGCGCCCAGATCATCGAGGCGGCGGAAAAGGCCTTCTATAAGCGCGGGGTTGCGCGAACTACCCTGGCCGACATCGCGGAGCTTGCGGGGGTCACCCGTGGGGCGATCTACTGGCACTTCAACAACAAGGCGGAGTTGGTCCAGGCGCTGCTTGACAGCCTGCACGAAACCCACGACCACCTGGCTCGCGCCAGCGAGAGCGAAGATGAAGTAGACCCGCTCGGCTGCATGCGCAAGCTGTTGCTGCAGGTCTTTACCGAGTTGGTGCTGGACGCCCGAACCCGGCGTATCAATGAAATCCTGCATCACAAGTGCGAGTTCACCGATGAGATGTGTGAAATTCGTCAGCAGCGCCAAGGCGCGATCCTTGATTGCCATGAGGGCATCACCCTCGCGTTGGCCAATGCAGTACGCCGTGAACAGTTACCTGCGGATCTGGATGTGGAGCGTGCCGCCATCGCCCTGTTCGCCTATGTAGACGGGTTGATTGGCCGCTGGTTGTTGCTGCCGGACAGCTTCGACCTGCTGGCCAACGCCGAGCAATGGGTCGATACCGGGCTGGATATGCTGCGCTTGAGCCCTGGCATGCGCAAATGA
- a CDS encoding MBL fold metallo-hydrolase, with protein sequence MSFLTPLRSVLLACAALAGPVLATEPLQLEVYNPGHEAIFPVSSVIVSGEHEAILVDAQFGKAQAEQVVQRLRASDKRLTTIYISHGDPDYYFGLQTLTAAFPKARVVASAATVAHIRKTMDAKLAYWGPQMGADQPTRLVVPQVLQGDRLELEGQALQIIGLDGPQPDRSFVWIPSIKAVVGGVVVAEHIHVWMADTQTTQSHADWLATLQRIEQLAPRTVIPGHYLGKSSQSLDAVRFTANYIRAFDSETAKAKDANALIAAMKARYPDLADESSLELSAKVAKGEMKW encoded by the coding sequence ATGTCATTTCTTACCCCCTTGCGCAGCGTGTTGCTGGCGTGCGCAGCACTCGCAGGCCCCGTACTGGCTACCGAGCCTTTGCAGCTTGAGGTCTATAACCCAGGTCATGAGGCGATCTTTCCAGTCAGTTCGGTGATCGTCAGTGGCGAGCATGAGGCGATTCTGGTCGACGCTCAGTTCGGCAAGGCCCAGGCCGAGCAAGTGGTACAACGCCTGCGGGCCAGCGACAAGCGCTTGACCACGATCTATATCAGCCATGGCGACCCGGACTATTACTTTGGCCTGCAGACCCTGACCGCAGCCTTCCCCAAGGCACGGGTGGTGGCCTCTGCGGCCACCGTGGCGCATATCCGCAAGACCATGGATGCCAAGCTAGCCTATTGGGGGCCGCAGATGGGCGCTGATCAGCCCACGCGTCTGGTCGTTCCGCAAGTGCTGCAAGGCGATCGCCTTGAGCTGGAAGGGCAGGCGCTGCAGATCATCGGCCTGGACGGCCCGCAGCCTGATCGCAGTTTCGTCTGGATTCCGTCGATCAAGGCGGTGGTCGGTGGCGTGGTGGTGGCCGAGCATATTCACGTGTGGATGGCCGATACCCAGACCACGCAATCCCACGCCGATTGGCTGGCGACGCTGCAACGCATTGAGCAGTTGGCTCCGCGCACGGTGATCCCTGGTCACTATCTGGGCAAAAGCAGCCAATCGCTGGACGCGGTGCGCTTCACTGCCAACTACATTCGTGCCTTCGACAGCGAAACCGCGAAGGCCAAGGATGCCAACGCGCTGATCGCAGCCATGAAAGCGCGTTACCCAGACCTTGCCGACGAAAGCTCGTTGGAGCTCAGCGCCAAGGTCGCCAAGGGCGAGATGAAGTGGTAA
- a CDS encoding MDR family MFS transporter — MTAALPPAVLRSVLSALMLAIFLGALDQTIVAVSLPAISAQFNDVGLLAWVISGYMVAMTVAVPIYGKLGDLYGRRRMILTGTALFTLASVFCALAQNIEQLVLARVLQGVGAGGMVSVSQAIIGDYVAPRERGRYQGYFSSMYALASVAGPVFGGWLTEYLSWHWVFWINLPLGLAALWVINSALRGMPVKRREAQVDYLGAVLLIIGLGSLLLGITLVGQGHAWLSTPVLALFGCALLGLLLFIGHERRCQEPLLPLSLFSNRVAVLCWVVIFFASFQSISLTMLMPLRYQGITGAGADSAALHLLPLAMGLPMGAFGGGRLTSLTGRYKPQILTGAVLMPLAIFAMALTPPQSGLLSAVFMLLVGIACGLQFPTSLVGTQSSVQIKDIGVATSTTNLFRSLGGAMGVACMSSLMLALLHDGGFALLGNPLLGSLQAGDADPATQARLLEMFKQLLIGSAAVAVLGLFAAIGLPDRQLRGH; from the coding sequence GTGACCGCCGCCCTGCCCCCCGCCGTCCTGCGCAGTGTCCTCAGCGCCCTGATGCTGGCGATCTTTCTCGGTGCCCTGGACCAGACCATCGTCGCCGTCTCGCTGCCAGCGATCTCGGCCCAGTTCAATGATGTCGGGCTGCTGGCCTGGGTGATTTCTGGCTACATGGTGGCGATGACCGTGGCCGTGCCGATCTACGGCAAACTCGGCGATCTGTATGGCCGTCGGCGGATGATCCTCACCGGCACCGCGCTATTCACCCTCGCCTCGGTGTTTTGCGCGTTGGCGCAGAACATCGAGCAGCTGGTCTTGGCCAGGGTGCTGCAAGGGGTCGGCGCAGGCGGCATGGTCTCGGTCAGCCAGGCGATCATCGGTGACTACGTGGCGCCGCGCGAGCGTGGCCGCTATCAGGGCTACTTCAGCAGCATGTACGCGCTGGCCAGCGTGGCCGGGCCGGTGTTTGGTGGCTGGCTAACCGAGTACCTGTCCTGGCACTGGGTGTTCTGGATCAACCTGCCGCTGGGCCTGGCGGCGCTCTGGGTGATCAACAGCGCCTTGCGCGGCATGCCAGTCAAGCGCCGTGAAGCACAAGTGGATTACCTCGGGGCGGTGCTACTGATTATTGGCCTGGGCAGTCTGTTGCTTGGCATTACCCTGGTCGGTCAGGGACATGCCTGGCTGTCCACGCCCGTGTTGGCGCTGTTCGGCTGCGCCCTGCTGGGGTTGCTGCTGTTCATTGGCCATGAGCGCCGTTGCCAGGAGCCGCTGCTGCCCCTCTCGCTGTTCAGCAATCGGGTCGCTGTGCTGTGCTGGGTGGTGATCTTCTTCGCCAGCTTCCAGTCGATTTCCCTGACCATGCTGATGCCGCTGCGTTACCAAGGCATTACCGGCGCGGGCGCCGATAGCGCGGCCCTGCACCTGCTGCCATTGGCCATGGGGCTGCCGATGGGGGCGTTTGGCGGTGGCCGGCTGACCAGCCTGACTGGCCGCTACAAGCCGCAGATTCTTACCGGCGCGGTATTGATGCCGCTGGCGATTTTCGCCATGGCCCTCACCCCGCCGCAGTCGGGGTTACTCAGCGCTGTGTTCATGCTGCTGGTGGGCATTGCCTGCGGTTTGCAATTTCCGACCTCGCTGGTGGGTACGCAAAGCTCGGTGCAGATCAAGGACATTGGCGTTGCCACCAGCACCACCAATCTGTTCCGCTCGCTGGGCGGCGCGATGGGCGTTGCCTGTATGTCCAGCCTGATGCTGGCGCTGCTGCACGATGGCGGGTTTGCGTTGCTGGGTAATCCGCTACTGGGCAGTTTGCAGGCGGGGGATGCAGACCCTGCGACCCAGGCGCGGCTGCTGGAGATGTTCAAGCAGTTGTTGATCGGCAGCGCAGCGGTGGCCGTGTTGGGCTTGTTCGCGGCGATCGGTTTGCCGGATCGGCAATTGCGCGGGCATTGA
- a CDS encoding LysR family transcriptional regulator yields the protein MDRLNAMRVFVTVVDLGSQSAAADHLQMSRPVVSRYLAELEDWVGARLMQRTTRKLSLTAAGQETLPRCRQMLELAGDLQSAVRQPDDAPRGELRISVSTSFGQAQLVDAVAEYVSLFPGVKVELQMLDRTVNLVDERIDLAIRTSNDLDPNLIARRLTVCRSVVCAAPAYLQTHGVPQQVEELSQHNCLTHAYFGHSLWHFEVDGRQLAVPVQGNISANEAMTLQKAALAGAGIAMLPTYQAACALKKGELLRLLPQAKPRELNLNAVYTSRKHMPATLRSMLDFLAQRFKDEPQWDSGI from the coding sequence ATGGACCGTCTTAACGCCATGCGCGTGTTTGTCACCGTCGTCGACCTGGGTAGCCAGTCGGCAGCTGCGGATCATCTGCAGATGTCCAGGCCAGTGGTGTCGCGCTATCTGGCAGAACTGGAAGACTGGGTCGGCGCACGCCTGATGCAGCGCACCACGCGCAAACTCAGCCTGACCGCCGCTGGCCAGGAGACGCTGCCGCGCTGCCGGCAAATGCTGGAGTTGGCGGGCGACCTGCAAAGCGCCGTGCGCCAGCCGGACGATGCGCCACGCGGGGAGCTGCGCATTAGCGTCAGTACGTCATTTGGCCAAGCGCAACTGGTCGATGCAGTAGCGGAGTATGTGAGCTTGTTTCCAGGGGTTAAGGTCGAGCTGCAGATGCTCGATCGCACGGTCAATCTGGTCGACGAGCGCATCGACTTGGCGATTCGTACCAGCAACGACCTTGATCCCAACCTGATCGCCCGCCGCCTGACGGTCTGCCGCTCTGTGGTCTGCGCCGCCCCCGCTTACCTGCAAACCCATGGCGTACCGCAACAGGTGGAGGAGTTGAGCCAACACAATTGCCTGACCCATGCCTATTTCGGCCATAGCCTGTGGCATTTCGAAGTGGATGGCCGTCAGCTCGCCGTGCCGGTGCAAGGCAATATCAGCGCCAACGAAGCCATGACCTTGCAGAAGGCCGCGCTGGCCGGCGCAGGCATCGCCATGCTGCCGACTTACCAGGCAGCTTGCGCCCTCAAAAAGGGCGAACTGCTGCGCTTGCTGCCGCAGGCCAAGCCCCGGGAGCTGAACCTGAATGCGGTCTATACCTCGCGCAAGCACATGCCGGCGACCTTGCGCAGCATGCTCGATTTTCTTGCTCAGCGTTTCAAGGATGAGCCGCAGTGGGATAGCGGCATTTAG
- a CDS encoding NAD(P)-dependent oxidoreductase, translated as MSKIAIIGATGRAGSQLLEEALRRGHSVVAIARDPSALQGREGVTVKALDAKDSAALQQAVAGVDAVLSAAHFSTLEPRAIIEPVKRAGVKRLLVVGGAGSLLLPSGHRVIDSPDFPEAYKAEATAGVRFLETLRQEQNLDWTFLSPSAEFVEGPRSGHYQLGKDHLLIGADGKSWISFADYAIAMLDELEKPAHSRQRFTVGY; from the coding sequence ATGAGCAAGATCGCAATTATCGGTGCTACCGGACGGGCTGGCAGCCAGTTGCTGGAAGAGGCCCTGCGCCGTGGTCACAGTGTCGTGGCCATCGCCCGTGATCCGTCCGCGTTGCAAGGGCGCGAGGGCGTTACTGTAAAGGCCCTGGATGCCAAGGACAGTGCAGCGTTGCAGCAGGCTGTGGCTGGGGTCGACGCGGTGCTGAGCGCGGCGCACTTCTCCACCCTCGAACCGCGTGCGATCATCGAGCCGGTCAAGCGTGCCGGGGTCAAGCGGCTGCTGGTGGTGGGTGGGGCAGGTAGCCTGCTGTTGCCGTCGGGGCATCGGGTGATCGATAGCCCGGATTTCCCTGAGGCTTACAAGGCTGAAGCTACGGCCGGGGTGCGTTTTCTTGAAACGCTGCGTCAGGAGCAGAACCTGGATTGGACGTTCCTGTCGCCGTCGGCGGAGTTTGTCGAAGGGCCGCGCAGTGGGCATTACCAATTGGGCAAGGATCATCTGCTGATCGGGGCGGATGGCAAAAGCTGGATCAGCTTCGCCGATTACGCCATTGCCATGCTTGATGAGCTGGAGAAACCGGCGCATTCGCGGCAGCGCTTTACGGTCGGGTACTGA
- a CDS encoding isocitrate lyase/PEP mutase family protein — MPKASHQDLRFAFRKLLASGSCYHTASVFDPMSARIAADLGFEVGILGGSVASLQVLAAPDFALITLSEFVEQATRIGRVAQLPVMADADHGYGNALNVMRTVIELERAGVAALTIEDTLLPAQFGRKSTDLISVEEGVGKVRAAIEARVDSSLSIIARTNAGVLTTEEIIVRTQSYQKAGADAICMVGVKDFDHLEQIAEHLSVPLMLVSYGNPNLRDDERLARLGVRIVVDGHAAYFAAIKATYDCLRLQRGQQNKSENLSATELSHTYTQPEDYIRWAKEYMSVEE, encoded by the coding sequence ATGCCCAAGGCTTCCCACCAAGATCTGCGTTTTGCCTTCCGTAAACTGCTCGCCTCAGGCTCGTGCTATCACACCGCCTCGGTCTTTGACCCGATGTCCGCACGCATCGCCGCCGACCTCGGTTTTGAGGTGGGCATCCTTGGCGGTTCGGTCGCTTCGCTGCAGGTGCTGGCCGCGCCTGACTTCGCCCTGATCACCCTGAGCGAGTTCGTCGAACAGGCCACCCGCATCGGCCGTGTTGCCCAGTTGCCAGTGATGGCTGACGCCGACCATGGCTATGGCAATGCGCTGAACGTGATGCGCACGGTGATCGAGCTCGAGCGCGCCGGTGTGGCCGCGCTGACCATTGAAGACACCCTGTTGCCAGCACAGTTTGGCCGTAAGTCGACTGACCTGATTTCAGTGGAAGAGGGTGTTGGCAAGGTGCGCGCAGCCATCGAGGCACGGGTCGATTCGTCGCTGTCGATCATCGCCCGCACCAACGCCGGGGTGCTCACCACCGAAGAAATCATCGTGCGCACGCAGAGCTACCAGAAGGCCGGCGCCGATGCGATCTGCATGGTCGGGGTGAAGGACTTCGATCACCTGGAGCAGATTGCCGAGCACTTGAGCGTGCCGCTGATGCTGGTCAGCTACGGCAACCCGAATCTGCGTGACGACGAGCGTCTGGCGCGCCTGGGGGTGCGGATCGTGGTCGATGGGCACGCCGCCTACTTTGCCGCGATCAAGGCGACCTATGATTGCCTGCGCTTGCAGCGTGGCCAGCAGAACAAGTCCGAGAACCTCAGCGCTACCGAGCTTTCGCACACCTACACCCAGCCTGAGGACTACATCCGCTGGGCCAAGGAATACATGAGCGTCGAAGAGTAA